From one Xiphophorus hellerii strain 12219 chromosome 18, Xiphophorus_hellerii-4.1, whole genome shotgun sequence genomic stretch:
- the LOC116737402 gene encoding somatostatin-1-like: MKMLSSLSLRCLLLLLLSLSASISCSSAAQRDSKLRLLLHRTPLLSSKQDASRSSLAELLLSDLLQMENEALEEDGFPEGEPEDIRVDLERAASSGPLLAPRERKAGCKNFFWKTFTSC, translated from the exons ATGAAGATGTTGTCCTCCCTCAGCCTGCGctgcctcctcctgctcctcctctccctcagcGCCTCCATCAGCTGCTCCTCCGCCGCACAGAGAGACTCCAAACTCCGCCTGCTGCTGCACCGGACCCCGCTGCTCAGCTCCAAACAG GACGCGTCTCGCTCCTCGCTGGCGGAGCTGCTCCTCTCCGACCTCCTGCAGATGGAGAACGAGGCTCTGGAGGAGGACGGGTTCCCTGAAGGCGAGCCGGAGGACATCCGCGTGGACCTGGAGCGCGCCGCCAGCAGCGGGCCGCTGCTCGCCCCCCGGGAGAGGAAGGCGGGCTGCAAGAACTTCTTCTGGAAGACCTTCACGTCCTGCTga